In Mus caroli chromosome 9, CAROLI_EIJ_v1.1, whole genome shotgun sequence, a single window of DNA contains:
- the LOC110302113 gene encoding olfactory receptor 143-like, whose protein sequence is MKQMATKNDSSVSAFILMGLTDQPELQLPLFFLFLLNHTVIVVGNLSLMSLIILNSNLHTPMYFFLFNLSFIDFCYSFVFTPKMLMSFVSEKNIIPFTGCMTQLFFFCFFAHSESWVLTVMAYDRYVAICKPLLYKAIMLPRICCLLMFVSYLIGFSSAMVLAGLMIRLNFCNNNVINHYMCDIFPVLRISCSNTYLNELVSTAVVGTAIILCSLIIFISYAMILFNIIHMSSGKGWSKALGTCGSHIITVSFFYGSGLLAYVKPSSAETVGQGKFFSVFYTFLVPMLNPLIYSLRNKDVKVAVKKTIKRITS, encoded by the coding sequence ATGAAGCAAATGGCAACAAAAAATGACTCTTCAGTGTCTGCGTTTATTCTTATGGGACTGACAGATCAACCTGAGCTCCAGTTGCCCCTGTTTTTCCTGTTCTTGCTGAACCATACTGTTATAGTGGTGGGTAATTTGAGCTTAATGAGTCTTATCATCTTAAACTCCAATCTCCACACTCCTAtgtactttttccttttcaatctgtccttcattgatttttgttattcatttgtttttacacCCAAAATGCTGATGAGTTTTGTTTCAGAGAAGAATATCATCCCTTTTACAGGATGCATGACTCAGctgtttttcttctgcttttttgcCCATTCTGAGAGTTGGGTGCTGACAGTCATGGCttatgatcgctatgtggccatctgtaagCCTTTACTTTACAAGGCTATCATGTTACCTAGGATCTGTTGTCTGCTGATGTTTGTATCATATTTGATAGGGTTTTCTAGTGCCATGGTTCTTGCAGGTTTAATGATTAGGCTCAACTTTTGTAATAACAACGTCATCAATCACTACATGTGTGACATCTTCCCTGTCCTTCGGATCTCCTGCAGTAACACCTATCTCAATGAGCTTGTGAGTACTGCTGTGGTGGGTACAGCTATCATTTTATGTAGTCTGATTATCTTCATCTCATATGCTATGATCCTTTTCAATATCATTCATATGTCATCAGGTAAGGGTTGGTCCAAGGCCCTGGGCACTTGTGGGTCCCACATCATAACTGTTAGTTTCTTCTATGGATCTGGGCTGCTTGCTTATGTCAAACCATCATCTGCTGAGACTGTGGGTCAGGGAAaatttttctcagtgttttatacatttttggTGCCCATGCTGAATCCCCTTATTTACAGCCTCAGGAACAAGGATGTCAAAGTTGCTGTGAAGAAAACCATAAAGAGAATCACAAGTTAA